The nucleotide sequence GCATCCACCGCCTCATCGGCGTGCTGTCCCAGGTGGCCAACCGGCTGCTGGGGGCGGACTTCCGGTGGCAGGCCCTGCCCGAAATCTTCGACCTCTGGGCGGACGGCATCGACCTGGTCGTCTTCGAGGAGTTCGGCGCGGGCGCCGCCGCCCTCCACCTCCAGGACGCCGCCTCACGCGCGGGGCTGCTGCGAACACCGGAGTACCGCAGCCGCTTCCGCCGCGAGTGGACGAACCGCTTCCTGCCGCGGGCCTTCCACCGGGACTTCAACGAGTCGCGCATCCTCCAGTGCCCCGACGCCAGCGTGGTGGGCAAGTCCTTCGCCCAGGTGGCGAAGGAGCAGGGGCGTGACGCGGTGGACGTCTTCCTGGACCTCATCTCCACCCACGGAGACGCCCTGCGCTGGTACACGGTGATGGCCAACGACCGGCGCGAGGAGCTGGAGCGCATCTGCCGGCATCCGGACATCCTCATGGGCTTCTCGGACGCCGGGGCGCACCTGCGCAACATGGCGCACTACAACTTCCCCCTGCGGCTGCTGCGGCTGGTGCGCGAGGCGGAGAAGCGCGGCGAGCCATTCATGAGCGTGGAGCGCGCCGTCCACCGGTTGACCGGGGAGCTGGCCGGGTGGTTCGGCCTGGATGCGGGCGTGCTCGCGGAGGGCCGCCGCGCGGACCTGGTGGTCATCCAGCCCGAAGGCCTGGACGCGAAGCTCGACCAGGTGGCCGAGGCGCCCATGGAGAACTTCGGGGGCTTCGTCCGCCTGGTCAACCGCAACGACGCCGCGGTGAAGGCGGTGCTCATCTCCGGACGCGAAGCGGTGAATGAAGCCGGAGTGTCTCCGGCCCTGGGCCGCGAGCGCGGCTTCGGCGGCGTGCTGCGCGCCCGGGCTTGAGAGCCCGAGCGCGACCCGCGGGAATCAAGGCGTGGTGGTCCGCTGCTGCGCCCGCATCCAATCCCTCCCAAGCTGCCGATGCCCCTGGTGCGCTCAACGCGCTTCGCGACATCCCCTCATCTTCCGTCGCCTCTGGCGATGAAACATCGGCGAACCGGGCCCCGGTCCACGGGACTTCACGGTGAAAAGTCCAGCGTCGCCCGGACCGCATCGTGGTCGGAGCCTCCCGCGCGCAGCACCTTCGCACCGGTCAGGCGAAGTTCGCGGCCAAGGACATGGTCGATTTCGACGACGCTCGGGAGGACGGAGGCAGAACCAGGCCATGTGGCACCACAGTCGGCATTCGGTCCGTCACAAGCGTGCTGGAAACCCGCGGAGGCGAAGGCCTTCATGGCCTCGCCTGAGCGGCCTTCATTCATGTCCCCCAGCACCAGGACCGGTCCTCGCCATCGCGCATAGCGCCGCACCAGCGCCTCCGCCTGACGATGCCGAAGCACCGCGTTCTTCTCCATGGAAGTGAGCAGGTCATCTGCCCGCTGATGCCTGGCACCTGGCGCCATCAGGTGCACACAGGCCACCTTCACCAGGTGCTCACCGAGCCGAACGTCCGCCTCCAGCGCGGGCATCCGATGTGGCGTCTGTGGTAAATGCTCCGTTCGCAGCAGCCGATGCCGGCTGGCGATACCCACACCCCAGGTTCCCTTTCGCGGAACCAACCGCACGTGGGGGAACTGCTTCCCAAGTCGTTTCCGAAAGGCCCTGACGAATCTCGGCGTCAGCTCACGCAGGCACAGGATATCGGGCGCCTCCTTCTCGATGACATCGAGCGACTTCTGCACGTCCTCCTCGGGAGCGGAGTAGAGGACGTTGTAGGTCATCACCGTGACTGGCTTGGGCGGTGAAGGCGCGGCACTTTCCTGGAGGGAAAGGACCCATGTGAGCATGAGGCTGGAGAGACACATCTCCACAATCCCCGGCAAGTCCCGTGCCCGTGGCAGGGAAACCGCACCGGCCCGTCATGGTCAGCGCCCTGCATGATGGGCGGGCGAGGGGAGTGGCCAGGCACTGTGCCGCCTCGACTTCCGCCGTGCTTTGTTCGAGCGAGCAGCGCAGAAACCCGATTCACGACAGGAGCCCATCGAACCATGTTCAAGAGAGCGGCAGTCCTGATGTTGAACTGTGGCGTATTGCTGTCCGGCTGCGGGCCCGACTCGCAGACCGGGAACGCTGAACTCCTCTCCAACCTGACCGAGGCAGGGTTTCGCCCCGACGACATCACCGTCGTCGATGACGCCGTCTACGTCGGGGGCGACGCGCATGTGCCGCTCGCGGCCTCCCGGGAGATGCTCCAGCATGGAGAGGGAAGCAAGGAGCACTACAGGACGACCCACATCGTCGGCTCCAGCGTGACGAGGATTTGCGTCAATCCCACGGTGGAGTTCCAGAGCCATGTCCGGCTCAACCAAGGCCTCGACATGGCCCTCGCCAACTACAATGCCTTGGGACTCAGGATTGCCTTTGTTCGAGGCTCGGCCACCGGCTGTACCGCGAACATCACCGCGAGAACCATGGCGGGTGGCGGTCACGCCGCGGGCTATCCCTCAGGCGGACTCCCCTATGGGACGATTTCGATTGGCACCAGCCTGAACAGCTACGGCGTGGACGTGAGTGAACATGTCATCACCCATGCGCTGGGCCACACCATCGGCCTCCGCCACACGGATCTATTCAACCCGAGCATCAGTTGTGGCAGCGGGGGTGGCGTGACGGAGCCGACGGGCACGGGCGCCTTGCACATCCCCGGAACGCCCACGGGGGCAACGCCAGGCGGGTCCATCATGAACACCTGCTACCCGCCTGACACCGACGGTGAGTTCACCCCCTCCGACATCGTCGCGTTGAACTACATGTACTGAGATGCAGCGGTTCGATGCGCCTGCACATGAGGCGCATCATCCGCCGCCGCGGCGGCACGTCCGCCGAGGAGTTCCATCGGGACGCGGAAGCCGTCACAGCGGACCAGGAACGACTGAAGGGCCAAGGCACGCGCTGAACGCACCGAGGCCCTACGGTGACTCCAGCCGGAAGCGCCCGTCCGTCAACCCACGGCGAACGGCGCCCACGGTCTCCGCGGCGTCCTGACTGCTGGTGTCGAGCACATTCCCCTCGGGGAGGGCCACCTCGCGGAAGCCGCGCCAGATGTTGCGCACCACGTCTGCGTCGGTGAGTGCGTCCGCGTGGACACGTCTCGTGGCACGCGCCACCGTCTCCGCTTCGCCCGGAAGCAGGACGATGAGGCGCAAGTCGAGCCGATGCGTCCGGGCGGCGGCAAGCCAGGGCTCGAAGAACCAAGGGCCGATGACGCCATCGACCATGACCTCATACCCGCCCACGGCATAACTCGCCGCGCTCGCCGCCAGCGCCGTCATCACCGTGGTGTTCTGAGCGTGGGACTCTGGCAGCCAGGGCGCCAGCGCACCCTTGCGGATGTAGGAATAGAAGTCGTCGGCATGCAGGTGGACCGCACGCGCCAGCGGAGACTGCTCCGCGAGTCCACGTGCCACGGTGGACTTGCCAGCACCTGACGGGCCCGACACGAGGACGATTCGGTTCGCCTTCATAAACCTCAGCGTAGCGGCTCGAACTCACCGACGAAACCGCTCGCGGCTTTCACAAAAGGGAGGCGCTGCTCTCCATGTGCACCGAATGCACGCGCTGGAGAAAGCCCCGCATGTGGGACACGATTTCGTCCAGGTGCGTCTCCAGCGCCCAGTGTCCCGCGTCCAGGACGTGCAGCTCGGCGTCCGGAACGTCTCGAAGGTACGCGCGTCCGGCGCCCTCCGGCATGTAGCCGTCGTGGGGCCCCCACAGAATCAAGGTCGGGGGTTGATGCTCGCGCAGATACGCCTGATAGCGGGACATCCACGCCAGCGTCGTGCGCTGGTCCTCCAGCAGATGGACCAGGTTCTCCTTCCGGCCGAAGCGCTCCACCAGGGACCAGGACAACGTCCACAGGTCCGGGCTGACGCGGTCGACGAGGCACTCGGGAATCTCGCCGATGAACTCGTCCCTGAAGCCGTCCTCACTCACCGCGGCCATCAACTTCGCTCGGCGCTCGGGCGTCGGATTCGCCCAGGACTCCTTCAGCATCCGGTACTTCGGCCCGAACTGGTCCACGTAGATGTCGCCGTTCTGGATGACGAGCGCCGCGACTCGCTCGGGCGCGCGCAGTGCCAGCCGGAAGCCAAACTGCGAGCCGTAGTCATGCAGGTACAGCGCGTAGCGCCTGAGCCCCAGCGTCTCCACGAACCGCTCCAGGAAGCGTGCGTACCCGTCAAACGTGTAGCTGAAGCGGCTCGGCTCCGGCGTCGCGCTGTACCCGAAGCCCGGCGCGTCCGGCGCGATGAGCCGCCATGCGTCCGCGAGCGCTGGCAGCAGGTTGCGGAACTGGAATGACGAGCACGGATAGCCGTGCGGCAAGAGCACCACCGGAGCATCCTCGGGCCCGGCCTCGCGGTAGAAAATCTCGAGGCCCTCCACTTCCACCGTCCTGTGATGGACCGCCGGCATGCATGAACCTCCCTGACCAGCGCCTGCCTTTCGGCGAAAACCTAGTCACCCAGGAGTCACCCCGTGGCTGGATGCCAGCTGCCGTCGCCCGGTTGCTCGCGGGTCAACCGGGATAGAGTCCGCCCCACGGCCCGGCCGTGGCCGCCCCCTCATTCCGCCCCGCATTTCGACGGCGCCTTCGTGAGGACTCGCGACGAGCGGAGCCTCCTCACCTTCATGGTCTACCTCAATGAATGTCCGGGCGGAGGCGCGACGAACTTCCTGTCGCTTGGGCACTCCGTGACGCCGCGCACGGGCAGCGCGCTGCTCTTCAATCACCGCTTGCTTCACGAGGGCGCCACCGTCACCCA is from Myxococcus virescens and encodes:
- a CDS encoding alpha/beta fold hydrolase — encoded protein: MPAVHHRTVEVEGLEIFYREAGPEDAPVVLLPHGYPCSSFQFRNLLPALADAWRLIAPDAPGFGYSATPEPSRFSYTFDGYARFLERFVETLGLRRYALYLHDYGSQFGFRLALRAPERVAALVIQNGDIYVDQFGPKYRMLKESWANPTPERRAKLMAAVSEDGFRDEFIGEIPECLVDRVSPDLWTLSWSLVERFGRKENLVHLLEDQRTTLAWMSRYQAYLREHQPPTLILWGPHDGYMPEGAGRAYLRDVPDAELHVLDAGHWALETHLDEIVSHMRGFLQRVHSVHMESSASLL
- a CDS encoding 2OG-Fe(II) oxygenase — protein: MAGCQLPSPGCSRVNRDRVRPTARPWPPPHSAPHFDGAFVRTRDERSLLTFMVYLNECPGGGATNFLSLGHSVTPRTGSALLFNHRLLHEGATVTQGRKYALRTDLMYRRPAS
- a CDS encoding N-acyl-D-amino-acid deacylase family protein, encoding MDLIVENGLVFDGLGNPPRKLHVGIRGNTVTTLSEAPIPRAPHTRVIDATGHWVTPGFIDCHTHYDAEVELAPSLSESVRHGVTTVLMGSCSLSLALGTPEDLADMFCRVEAIPYDTVRSLLEQRKTWNTLGDYLAHLEQLPLGPHVASFLGHSALRAHTMGLHRSLEPGLRPREDELRAMESLVREGLELGYVGLSIMTLKWDKMGGSRDIRSRPLPSTYARWSEYRRLTRLLRERGRVFQGVPNISTKVNVVLFFLESIGLFRPSLKTTVISMMDTRANRGIHRLIGVLSQVANRLLGADFRWQALPEIFDLWADGIDLVVFEEFGAGAAALHLQDAASRAGLLRTPEYRSRFRREWTNRFLPRAFHRDFNESRILQCPDASVVGKSFAQVAKEQGRDAVDVFLDLISTHGDALRWYTVMANDRREELERICRHPDILMGFSDAGAHLRNMAHYNFPLRLLRLVREAEKRGEPFMSVERAVHRLTGELAGWFGLDAGVLAEGRRADLVVIQPEGLDAKLDQVAEAPMENFGGFVRLVNRNDAAVKAVLISGREAVNEAGVSPALGRERGFGGVLRARA
- a CDS encoding AAA family ATPase; amino-acid sequence: MKANRIVLVSGPSGAGKSTVARGLAEQSPLARAVHLHADDFYSYIRKGALAPWLPESHAQNTTVMTALAASAASYAVGGYEVMVDGVIGPWFFEPWLAAARTHRLDLRLIVLLPGEAETVARATRRVHADALTDADVVRNIWRGFREVALPEGNVLDTSSQDAAETVGAVRRGLTDGRFRLESP
- a CDS encoding endonuclease/exonuclease/phosphatase family protein, which encodes MLTWVLSLQESAAPSPPKPVTVMTYNVLYSAPEEDVQKSLDVIEKEAPDILCLRELTPRFVRAFRKRLGKQFPHVRLVPRKGTWGVGIASRHRLLRTEHLPQTPHRMPALEADVRLGEHLVKVACVHLMAPGARHQRADDLLTSMEKNAVLRHRQAEALVRRYARWRGPVLVLGDMNEGRSGEAMKAFASAGFQHACDGPNADCGATWPGSASVLPSVVEIDHVLGRELRLTGAKVLRAGGSDHDAVRATLDFSP
- a CDS encoding M57 family metalloprotease, whose translation is MFKRAAVLMLNCGVLLSGCGPDSQTGNAELLSNLTEAGFRPDDITVVDDAVYVGGDAHVPLAASREMLQHGEGSKEHYRTTHIVGSSVTRICVNPTVEFQSHVRLNQGLDMALANYNALGLRIAFVRGSATGCTANITARTMAGGGHAAGYPSGGLPYGTISIGTSLNSYGVDVSEHVITHALGHTIGLRHTDLFNPSISCGSGGGVTEPTGTGALHIPGTPTGATPGGSIMNTCYPPDTDGEFTPSDIVALNYMY